ACTGTAAATCTATCAAACATACTAAATGGAACATAATTTGCAAACGCAAGTGCCCCAATAACTAATAGTGGTGCAGCTTCTCCAATTGCTCTTGATATCGCTAACGTACAGCCCGTTATAATCCCTGGGAAAGCATATGGCAATACAATTTGATACATCGTTTGCCACTTCGTAGCACCTAATCCGTAAGAACCCTCTAATAATACACTTGGTACTGATCGAATTGCTTCTTGACTCGCCACAACAACTGTTGGTAAAACGAGTAAACTCATCGTCAGTGCTGCTGCAACTATACTCTCTCCTAAATGAAGAGCATATACAAAAATAGTTAAACCAAGCAATCCAAATACAACGGATGGTACTCCTGCTAACGTTTGATTATTAATCTCTATTATTTTTTTAAATAGAGATTCCTTCGCATATTGCTCTAAATAAAGTGCTGTTCCAACTCCAAATATAAAAGAAACAGGTATAACAATACTCATAAATAATATTGTCCCTGACAAAGCTGCAGCAATACCAGCTTCTTTCGGATTACGTGAAGCGAAATTTGTAAAGAAATCTATTGAAAGATAACTTATACCTTTTTCAACAATTTGAAACAGTAACAAAAACAAAATTACAATTGAAAATAAAATTGCTATATAAAATAACAATTTGTAAATTCGATCTTTTAAAAAGCGTGATGCCATGTTTTTTTGTATTTTTTTATGATTCAACATTCGCATATTATGTCATCCTCCTAAAACGGCGCATAATTGACTGCGAAATGATGTTCATAATAAAAGTAAACAAAAATAACGTTGCACCTACAGCATACATGCTGTAATACGTAATCGTTCCATGCGGAGCATCACCTAAACTTACTTGTACAATATAGGCTGTTAACGTTTGAATAGAATGTGTCGGATCAAGCGATACATTTGGTGTGGATCCTGCTGCAATTACAACAATCATCGTTTCACCAATTGCACGAGAAGCCGCTAATATAATTGCTGCCATAATCCCTGTAAAAGCGGACGGAAACACCACTTGTTTTACCATTTCAAACCGCGTCGCTCCGAGTGCTAATGAAGCTTCTTTCGTCCCTTTCGCCACAGCTCTCATCGCGTCTTCAGATAGAGATGCAACTGTAGGCATCATCATAAATCCGATAACGATTCCTGGACTAATCGCATTAAAAAACTGTAAGTCTGGTATAATCCTTTGTAAAAGTGGCGTAACAATTGTTAATGCAAAAAAACCATATACAATTGTCGGGATACCTGCTAATAGCTCTAACATCGGCTTTAATATTTTCCTTGCACTATTTGAAGCATATTCGCTTAAAAATACGGCACACGCTAAACCGATAGGAATTGCTACAAACATAGCAATTGCTGTTACAAGGAACGTTCCACATATAAGTGGTAATATGCCGAATTTAGGATCTTCAAAAAATGGTAACCATTCTTTCTCCGTCAAAAAGGAGTATAATGATATTTTTTGAAAAAACATGATTGTTTCATTAGAGAGCGTAAAAACAATTCCAAGTGTCGTCACAATAGAAACGCTAGCAATTATTTTTAGTAATAAAGGTACTATTCGATTGATTCGCTGCGTTTTTTTTCTTTGTTTTGTATTTCTTTCAATCAAATGTTGTACAGAAAATGTAATTTGACTTTTGTCATTATGAGCCAAAGATGAAAACCCCTTTCCACCCCGACATTACCTTTTTATTTCTGTTAACATACGCAGCTGTTCATTGTATTTTTCTTTTCGTAATTTTACATACCCGACCTCTTCAGCGAGGTTACCGACATGCTGAATCATAAACTCAACATAGTTTGCTACATTCATTTTATTTCGGATAGATGCATTATTCACATAAGCAAGTAGCGGCCTAGATAACGGCTTATACTTACCTGATTGAATGGTCTCTTTCGTCGGAAATACACCAT
This genomic interval from Bacillus thuringiensis contains the following:
- the pstC gene encoding phosphate ABC transporter permease subunit PstC, with translation MAHNDKSQITFSVQHLIERNTKQRKKTQRINRIVPLLLKIIASVSIVTTLGIVFTLSNETIMFFQKISLYSFLTEKEWLPFFEDPKFGILPLICGTFLVTAIAMFVAIPIGLACAVFLSEYASNSARKILKPMLELLAGIPTIVYGFFALTIVTPLLQRIIPDLQFFNAISPGIVIGFMMMPTVASLSEDAMRAVAKGTKEASLALGATRFEMVKQVVFPSAFTGIMAAIILAASRAIGETMIVVIAAGSTPNVSLDPTHSIQTLTAYIVQVSLGDAPHGTITYYSMYAVGATLFLFTFIMNIISQSIMRRFRRMT
- the pstA gene encoding phosphate ABC transporter permease PstA: MRMLNHKKIQKNMASRFLKDRIYKLLFYIAILFSIVILFLLLFQIVEKGISYLSIDFFTNFASRNPKEAGIAAALSGTILFMSIVIPVSFIFGVGTALYLEQYAKESLFKKIIEINNQTLAGVPSVVFGLLGLTIFVYALHLGESIVAAALTMSLLVLPTVVVASQEAIRSVPSVLLEGSYGLGATKWQTMYQIVLPYAFPGIITGCTLAISRAIGEAAPLLVIGALAFANYVPFSMFDRFTVLPIQIFNWMSRPKEEFQYVAAAGMIVLLGLLLFINIFVLWLRNRK